The sequence tttatatcatAAAACTGATAACCGTTGCACAAGTAGGACAACTGTAAAGTTTTATAATAGATTTGTGGTCCTgaaaatctacacacacacaggaaaagacgGTGTTGGCTAGTCAATGATTCTGATCCAACAGAAACTGTGAGTTGATTCGATGCACTCGAAGCGAgtggaggaaaaaaatgaaatatattcAGACCTCTGTCTAACTCCATGCTAGTCAAACTGGACCAATTCATCCTTGACAGTTTCAAACTGGGCGCCTTACTGCTCACACGGCCTGCCTTGGCCTGGATCACATGATCCACCGTGTGACGAGCCAGAGATTCACCTTTCACCCCTGGAGGGAGTTGCACCTTCACAGCTGGGAATTTAAACCACTGTGGAAGAAGCATACGAAGCTTACAATTGTGTAATACTGCAAACGGTAAGTTCACCAACAAAGTCACCATTTGTGCCTTACAGGGTTGACAACAGTAGGCTATGTGTTAAACTGGCTAGCTTACATTAGCCTTAGTCAGCTCTGATGCTGTATGGTTAGGTTGATGTGATGGGTCTGTCTTTAGGCTAACATTAGCTGTTAGCTAAAGGCTAATGGTAGCTGCTAAATATCTTTTTTGTCGCCATTTAGTTTTCATAatgcaaataaaatgtttttatcagCTGTATTGATGAAGAAAGCTTCATGTAAGTTTTGGACATAAATTACGTTTATGTTGCCCGTAAGCTGCTTGGTAACATAGTTGCTCGTAAGAAAGTAACGTTATAGCTATTTGTGTCCCTGGTAGATGGCTAGCTAGAGCCGTGTATTGCGGCTAGAATATTGCTTGTTCAGTGATTgcgatatatcatatatataacATTTGATTGGCCGTGATGCCTAATAGATCATAGACTCTATCCTACATATATTGTCAGTGAGGATTATTTCATGAGGATTATTTCTCAGCGAGAATGCATCGTGAGCTAACAATATATTGTCTTCAGATGTCAGCAAGTAGCCTACAGATGAATGCTTTTCACATGCTTTTCAGTAAATATGAATATGTTTTGACTTTCATCACAATTCAATGAACTATAATGTGCGACAGGCAGAAGCTTATTGGTATCCAAATTGTGTAGACCTTATCAAAACATGATGATGCATGTGCTTGATAGGATGTCGTTCCTATGTTTTTACAGAATGCCAAATTGCAATGCTCTCACTTAGGCTAATTTAAATCAtgcagttcatttttttttttttggcaaacaATATTGTGTGATCAGTTAAGATGGCATGCATTTGCTTTTGTGTGAATTGCAGGCATCCACCCTTGGGTGCCATGGAGGAGTTTGGGGGTAGGAGGCCCCACATGTCAGGTGCAGCATGAATGACTGAGGCCCCACTTATTCTAGCATCAACCCTCTAGTGCCCTGTTGCCTCACATTGGCTGTGCCCATGGCATCCAGttatcctcctcctctggaGGGATCTGCAGAGGTGAAGGAGGGCttcctgtgtcctctgtgtctaaAGGACCTGCAGTCCTTTTACCAACTGCAGGATCACTATGAGGAGGAGCACTCAGGAGAGGAGCGACATGTACGTGGTCAGATTAAAAGTAAGTATCAGAATTTAAATCAGTACTTTTATCTTTTGCGAAAGAGGAAGTGTGTCACAACCAAATGTCATGAACAGACTCCGAAGATGAGCTGGGCGCAGCCAGCTTTTATATGAGTACAGAAAGAAACATGTTACATAAACAGACAAAGGGCGTCATTTTCCCAGGATGTTGAAATGTCTGTTTCATATAGCTACAGAAGTTACAGAAATGTTCTCAGTACATGTCCTTGAAAGAAGAACGGTATGTATGACAATCAGTACAAAATCAGGTGGTTTTTGCCTCAGCAAGAGAGTAGGCCTCAGCAAACAGGTTAAGCAAGCAGAttaaaatacaataacaatgtcatcattacatttctctatcaatTTTTAACTCTTGTGCATTTCACTGACCTCatttacccccccaccccccacacacacacacacattttcttacTACTTACATGTATGTAATATTAATCACCCTGTACATTGAGGAGgccaatttacatttacattacatttagtcatttagcagacgcttttgtccaaagcgacatacaagggagagaatttAAGATCCCTCCTGCCAATGTCTTGGTGTTTCAATATGTATTCTACAGTGTGTCAGCATGTTTAACTTTTTGATTAAACCATGGTACAGTAATAGATTGTCATAATATACTTTTGGTTCACTGACCACAAGTGGTTGAGCATTCAGCTGTCCATGTGTCTTATCAGGTCTGGTGCTGAAGGCCAAGAAGGCCAAAGACAAGCTGCTTAAGCGGGACGGAGAGGAGCGGAATGAGACCAGTTACGAGTCTTTTTACTGCGGGGGAGTGGACCCATACATGTGGGAGCCCCAGGAGCTTGGTGAGTGTACTGGCAGTTTACCCACAGACGTGGATTTTATAAGAGAGTTTTGAAGAAAAAACATGCATCTCCGGAAAATTCATTTAATCAAGAATTGTTGCTCTACATATTGTGCATCTGTCTTGTAGTTGGTAAATTTCAGTCTCAGGGATAGAAATATAGCCATGGAattaaggtcagaggtcatggggtggagagaaacagagtagAGGCCCCCAAATGTGTTCCTGTAACTCAGCTGGCATGAGTTtgatcccaaacacacactgtatgctgAGAAAATGTATACCTCACTTCtattgtaagttgctttggataaaagagtaTTATACACAGAAGCTTTCAAATTTGGGATAAAGTGTCTCaatgacattttgtttttatgtttatttcaaCATGGCAAGTCAGTTCGCTGATAGTTGAGATTAATTCACTGTAGTGCAAGCACTTAATACATTCCTCAGTGGGTGCTGTTTTTTACCATCCTTTTGGTCAAATTATCAGTTGGTAGCAGAAGTCACAAATGTATAATTTATTTTGGTTTTCAGGAGCTACCAGGAGCCATCTAGACCTTTTCAAGAAACACAGAGCTGAGAGGATTGACCACTATGTCATTGAAGTTAATAAACGTCTCATCCGGCTTGAGAAGgtgatcaaaacaaaaacaaaagtggATGGCTTGAGTTGCATTTCAGTATGTATTCAAATACCAGTAATTCTGAAACGCTGTCCGGGACGCATTTGTTTTTTGCAGCTGACGTCTTTTGACAGGACCAACATGGACGCAGGAAAAATCAGAGGTGGGGTACAAATAATcctgaaaaaaaatacattgtcaTAGCAAGTTGACTTGACTCTGAACTGTGTGAATGTAGTTCCTTGAATGAAGTGCTTTTGTCTGTCAATATAAAAGAGGACACCGCATCTTCACTATCATAGCAAGGTAACAACGCTGTAGAGGTGAAAATAATCACAGTATGTATCAGAGaaattataattacaattaCAACACATGTGTACAGTGTAAGGCTATTGGCACACAACAGTGGCCTGTTAGAGGTTCTTacatgcttgtgcatgtgtatgtgtttgctccTCAGCAATGGAGAAGTCTGTGGTGGCTTGGGTGAATGACTCGGATGTGCCCTTCTGTCCGGACTGCGGGGGAAAGTTCAACATTAGGAACCGCCGTCACCACTGCCGCCTGTGTGGCTCCATCATGTGCAGGAAGTGCATGGAATATGTCCCCTTACCGTTAGCTTGTAAGCATTTTCTGTTCCCTTGTAAGACTgcaacacgcgcacacacacacgcattgtgGTTAGCCTGAAAGCACAAACGCACAGACTGACCCTCACCATAACCCACTTGGATATACTGGGGACCAATCGTACCGGAcagtgacaaacaaacaagccatACAAAAgaatatacacaacacattactGGCCCATGTTGCCCAGCCTATATTAATAGTGACAGTGTCCTCTCATGctggtatgtgtttgttttaacatGTAGACAAACTGACCAGTGGGAATCGCGACGGCCTGAGTGCCCCAGCAGGCAGCCCTGGGCAGAAGGAGTCGTCTGGGGGCTCAGTGGTCCCGTCCCTCCCTCGGCGCGGCAGCATCAGCAGCCTGAGTTCGGTCAGCTccgtgctggaggagagggacgaCGACCGCATCCGCTGCTGCCACCACTGCATGGATACGCTGCTGAAACGCCAGgagaagctggaggagaaggaccACGTGCCAGACATTGTCAAACTCTATGAGGTACATGCACAAAGGACACGTGGGGCTCCTCTAACACAAAATGTCACTCATCAAAATCAACAAAATATCATCCCTGCCTTAACTCACTAGTGAACATCTTGTCACATctcatcttgtttttttttttttcactgctcAGAATATTGATTCTTAACCTTTACGCCTTTATCTTGCTTTGTTGTATTTATGTAGAAACTGAGACTTTGCATGGACAAGGTCAATGAGAAGGCTCCGGAATACATCCGCATGGCTGAGTCTTTAAAGTAAGACCCCTTCCTATTAGGATTCATGAAATTAATTTTTCCACCCCAATGAATAAACAGGCAGATAAATGAGCAGGAAGACCCTTATATTTGACAAGATAATGCACCCTGTagactgtgctgtgtctgtgacctCCTGTTTTGTTATGTCTGTACAGTTCGGGTGAGACGACCTATAACCTGGACACAGCGGGCGGCCTTAGGATGGAGGTGCAGAAGTACTATGAGCTCATTGATGCACTCAGGTTACCACTGTTCTCCCTGCACTACACACCTGTGCTGTTTGCAGGCGCTACCCTGCAGTAGACTAATACTGCTCTGTTCCTTTGTGTGTACAACCAGTAAGAGGATTCTGACACTCGGATTAAAGGAGGAACCTTCGCCTCGCCCAAAGACTCTTCAGCTACAGAAGATGGTGCGCTACAGTGCCACGCTGTTTGTTCAGGTCAGTGACACACTTAACACGCAGAGAAATTGCACAAGGTTCGTTGTTTTGGTTTTATGCAGGTTTTTCTAGAGCAGCTTGTGGGTGTTGTGCCTTTTCCTACATAGATTTATGTAGTCTGTCTCTCCAGTCGAGTTGCAAAAGTCATTGTGATCTCGGTAACCTTATTGAGGGTAGCCGCTACCTTCCAGAGTTGGTCTCTAAGCGTCTGAGATGGTACAGATACCATTAAGGATACTTTTAAGTCATCAGTTAGTTATTGCTGGtcctactcactcactcaatctcacTTACTTGTTACACTtgtgccgcacacacacaagcaaatacaTTCTTTCATTTCAGGAGAAGCTTCTGGGTCTCATGTCTTTGCCCACCAAGGACAAGTATGAAGAGCTGAAGgagcagagaaaagaggagctggagaggagacTACAACAGGAGAGACAGGTTGAACACCCTCTTACACATACAAATTGCAAACACAGGCACAGGATCATGTACACACAGCAAATAGTCTGACTTACTCATTCAGTCTGACTAATCAACTCGTTCTCCCTTCCACTCTGGAGGCTCAGAAGCGCAGGtcggaggtggagaggagtcGTCCAGCCCCCAACACCAACGGTGAGGCCCCCACCGCAGCGCGTCCCCCCTGTATGACCAAGGCAGGCGGCTGGCTGCCCTCGTCGGACACGTTGCACACGCGGCAGCTGGATGACCCGCTGCTCCAGCAGATCGACAACATCCAGAGCTTCCTGCGGCAGGCGCGAGCGGCTGGCCGCATGGACGAGGCCACCGTGCTGGAGGAGAACCTGCGGCAGCTGCAGGACGAGTACGACCTACAGCAGACCAGCCGCGCCATCGAGCTCTCCAAGAGGCAGGCCGAGGAGGAGAGCCTGCAGCAAGAGCAGCTGGCGCGCCTGGAGTTGAAGGAGCGAGAGCGCGGGCAGTGGCAGGAAAaggagcagggaggaggaggaggagaagaagaggagcaggcagcggtggaggaagaggaggacaagagctACACCCTGGCCAGACTAAGCACATCTCCACCCAGAGCAGCCAGCATAAAGAGCTTCCCGCCGCTGGGTGAGTCTCCCCCGACCGCATCAGACCAAGCCCTGTCACTCAACCCCTTTGACGACGAAGACTCCACCCCAGTGGAGGAAGACGCTTCCAACCCGTTTGCTGAGGACATCCAGAAAGAACAGAGGGCAGCCGTAGCCAACGGCAGAAAGGAGTACAACCCCtttgaggaagaagaggaggacggAGTTGAGACCAAGAAGGAAACTCCAGTGGGTGGAAACCCTtttgaggatgatgatggtggtgcaAGGCACCTGTTTAGGGAGGCGACAGCTAGCACGCCACCTGGAGCAGCCAAAAATCCCTTCGATGAGGACGACGCTGATGCCTCTGCAGCATGTGAGATCATCGAGGAGGAGCTTCTACGGCAGCAGATTGATAACATCCGCGCCTATATCTTTGACGCCAAACAGAACGGACGCGCAGATGAGGTGGAGCTGCTGTCTGAGAACCTGCGTGAGCTGCAGCGCACCCTTcaggaacagaagagaaaagccACCTGAGCCCTCTGGTGTCGTCacgttttctctttttctttctctctcatccgcTAATTCTACTCCTGTCTTTCCATCAGGTCTGCTTTTCTGTCTCATTTTACTATAAACACTAGTAGTTTCTCCCATTTGTCTCATAAAAGCAGGACAGCCAGATGTGTGTTCACTTGTATTGTCGTGTTGCCCTCTCCAGGACATTTCTTATTAACATCTTTAGAAGGGGAGatgatgcgcacacacacacacacacacacagacagacaggcaggcaggcgcacACAGCCCTCTCCAGGAATTTTTTTATTAACATCTTTAGAAggggagatcacacacacagacagacagaccgacagagacagacgcacacacgcagagacacacacacgtacagacacagcCTTTGAGCTAGACTGATGAATAGGACTTTCAGGTTTTACAAAGAGTTGGCAACATTAGCAAGCACCTATGAAGTTAACTGGAACTTAACGTGGAGAGGCCTGTTCTCCCTCGGCTATCCCTCAATCAAGTCTCTTCCTGCTTCATGACGGCATGTCCAGCAGGCTCCAGCAACAAAAGGCTCTTCCTACGATACCAGTGGGTACAGTGCAGTCCTTACTGCTagaatgtatttatgtgaaaCTGCAGTCAGCCGACAACTTGAACAAAATCCATGAACTCCTTCACTGTCCTTTTTACCTTGTCATCTCAGTGGTTACAGGGGTCTCACCATTAGCAGCCACGGCCTATAAAAGTGGTCTGCACTCTTCCCCTCCAGTGGTCAGAAGGAATATAACCTGTATGAGAATCTAGCCTTACTCTGTGGTCACATATGGTTTCTTCTACACCAACCTTAAATTGCACCATATCCTTAAAGTCATAGACAGGGCTGGCACCAACTTCCAAATCCGGTTTAAAGATGTGGCTCACAAAACTGATATACTTTTTCAGTTAAACTACGCCAGTATCTGAGGATTTGATCAAATCAGCACTCTGGATGTCATACCATCAGCACTCCATGATTTTGGATCCCATTCACTTTGAGCAATTTGCCATAAAGCACTTTTTAAATCACCAGAGGCCAACACAATTTGCATgatccccccccatcccccccccccccaacagatGAGAATCCCTGAAAAGAGTTGATGTTTTGGTTCTTCCTTTTGAACAGTCATATGTGGACAGAGAATAAGTACTTTGTGAGTGAATAAGAGTTAATTTTGTTTGTGAAATCCAAGATTCTGAGAACACTGCTCCTATTCTTTATAGGCTGCCCACAAGGTCCTGTCATGTTCCATTAGCCAACACTAACATGCACTCAGCATGAACCTGAACCTACATGTTGCATCTTGTGATACTCGCTGATCTAGAGCTGCTGTCCACTGGGGTTAAGACCCTGCTTGCTTCCATAAAGGAGTGTAGAACCACTCTTAACACAAGCACTCACTTGCTAAAGCAACATTCAATAATATGTCCATGGGGATGCCAATATCATGCAGACACTACACAAATCCAGTGTTAAGTATTATCATGTATACTGTGTAATGAAGACATTGCGTTCTGATTTATAGATTTAACTTTAGGACATGAAGTTGACACATTTTTGTCTCAAGCTGGAACAGTATTGTCTTACGTCAACAGTGCACGTTATACAGTGTTGCCAACCTTCAGAATGCAACTGCCGAAGTCTACCTTCATGGGGCACTTGTATATCTGGCGCACTGGATAACTAATTTACAAGCTTTTGCATAATGTTGCCTGCTCTCCTGTGTTGAGGTCAGGAGTATGTCGTTACTCTGCACTAATAAAATTACATGTGAAGAAACACAGACTATGTATTTTGGTTTGAGTCTCACCTAGGTGCAAGTAATCAAACTAGCATTGATATGGAtctgttttgacaagcaaagtATTACAGTGATGTATTAATCGTGCTCATCAGTAATCGGAACATGAAAACCAACAAAACGTTTAAGATATATTGAGACCATTTATTatacaaaaaacacagacaatattgcagtttctctcattcttcatccattcatccatacCATTCACTCTAAGCAATCCCGCTCTTTTCAGTCTTGTGAATTAGCTGCCATCTGTGCCCGGTATTTGCCTGTCATCTCTTTGGGCAGCGGCACCAGGCCAGGGTGAGGCACCTGGCCCTCCACCTCACTAATGCACTCCTTCAGACAGTACTTCTTGGGGCCAAAGTTTGCTGGGTTGGCGGACTCCTGTCGAGCCTCAGCCAGCAGAACCGCACTGAAAGGGCAGAGGATTGACAGACACTCAGTACCTGCATGTTTAATAtcaacaaacgcacacagagcCTTTCCAAATTTACTACAGACTAGCCAACCTACCTGTGAAAATATATATCACCCAATAGCTATATTTCCTGAGGACAGTTGAGAAACATTTGTTGCCTGCTATGGATTATACAAGACAATGTACACTGTACAGGGGACCATGAAGTGGTAGGAGATTATGAATAGAAATTACAGTCTTTAACTCTTTAACATGGAAAGACAGGAGGTTCAGGAATGGCTGAATGCATGTTTACCACCTAGTAGCTTGTATTATGCCTAATTGAAATGTCACAATGTGCGAGTTCTGGAGCATAGCAAATATGCCCCATTTACATCTAATATTTAGCAAACAGTGATTTGAAATAATTCATTGTTACTTACTCAGATTTTCCAAGAATCTTCCTGACATGCtgtgtaatttctttatattcctttccttccacatccatcagcaccTGCTCACCATCATCTGCTCAAAATTACCAAATAAAAATCAAAACTTGTACTTCAAATGTTTcactaaatgaataataaatgctgtataataatgtaaatgacaacaataaacacaatctGATTtagcaacacaaaacacatacatcatacattgtgataaaaaagtgtgtgtatctttatCTTAACTTTTTAAATGACATATTTTATCACCGAgttctgaaaaaaataaaaaataaaatactgaATTTTACCCAAATAAAATTTCAGGAACGGCGACGGCGTCATATTTTTGAACATCACAACTTGCACCCATGGATTTTTATATTGTATCTGAGGCACGTTGAAAAACACGAACTTTCTGTA is a genomic window of Clupea harengus chromosome 1, Ch_v2.0.2, whole genome shotgun sequence containing:
- the LOC105899335 gene encoding rabenosyn-5, which translates into the protein MASSYPPPLEGSAEVKEGFLCPLCLKDLQSFYQLQDHYEEEHSGEERHVRGQIKSLVLKAKKAKDKLLKRDGEERNETSYESFYCGGVDPYMWEPQELGATRSHLDLFKKHRAERIDHYVIEVNKRLIRLEKLTSFDRTNMDAGKIRAMEKSVVAWVNDSDVPFCPDCGGKFNIRNRRHHCRLCGSIMCRKCMEYVPLPLAYKLTSGNRDGLSAPAGSPGQKESSGGSVVPSLPRRGSISSLSSVSSVLEERDDDRIRCCHHCMDTLLKRQEKLEEKDHVPDIVKLYEKLRLCMDKVNEKAPEYIRMAESLNSGETTYNLDTAGGLRMEVQKYYELIDALSKRILTLGLKEEPSPRPKTLQLQKMVRYSATLFVQEKLLGLMSLPTKDKYEELKEQRKEELERRLQQERQAQKRRSEVERSRPAPNTNGEAPTAARPPCMTKAGGWLPSSDTLHTRQLDDPLLQQIDNIQSFLRQARAAGRMDEATVLEENLRQLQDEYDLQQTSRAIELSKRQAEEESLQQEQLARLELKERERGQWQEKEQGGGGGEEEEQAAVEEEEDKSYTLARLSTSPPRAASIKSFPPLGESPPTASDQALSLNPFDDEDSTPVEEDASNPFAEDIQKEQRAAVANGRKEYNPFEEEEEDGVETKKETPVGGNPFEDDDGGARHLFREATASTPPGAAKNPFDEDDADASAACEIIEEELLRQQIDNIRAYIFDAKQNGRADEVELLSENLRELQRTLQEQKRKAT
- the mrps25 gene encoding 28S ribosomal protein S25, mitochondrial; the encoded protein is MPMKGRFPIRRTLQYLQKSEIVFKNAVKIMTVNYNTHGELSEGARKFVFFNVPQIQYKNPWVQVVMFKNMTPSPFLKFYLDDGEQVLMDVEGKEYKEITQHVRKILGKSDAVLLAEARQESANPANFGPKKYCLKECISEVEGQVPHPGLVPLPKEMTGKYRAQMAANSQD